Proteins encoded by one window of Candidatus Odinarchaeum yellowstonii:
- the pstA gene encoding phosphate ABC transporter permease PstA, giving the protein MTSKYTKQKVYFWLMRIVAAIPLIFLGWIVGTIIFYGIPALKPSIFGAPTPGSYESYGIGPAILGSIYVMVFTMIFSFPIGVLAAIYLVEYAKDNAFTRMIRMAINTLASLPSIIYGVFGFVFFLIVLRFPKSAVAAALTLSLLTLPVIISATQEALLSIPKSYREAALAVGATKWQTIRDHVLPNAISGIMTGGILGLSRAGGETAPILFVYAVGLSGFVFSPLAPSMALPFTIYNLALQSTGLEYTLPLAFAACLILLIIITSLNILAIYIRNKARSKMEVMRVS; this is encoded by the coding sequence TTGACTTCAAAATATACTAAGCAAAAAGTGTATTTTTGGCTTATGCGAATTGTAGCCGCTATACCTTTGATTTTCCTAGGCTGGATAGTAGGCACTATTATCTTCTACGGTATTCCCGCTTTAAAGCCTAGTATATTCGGAGCTCCTACACCCGGTAGCTATGAAAGCTATGGGATCGGACCGGCTATTTTAGGATCGATTTACGTGATGGTTTTCACTATGATTTTCAGTTTTCCAATAGGGGTTTTAGCGGCAATCTACCTTGTAGAATACGCTAAAGATAATGCTTTCACTAGGATGATTCGAATGGCTATTAACACGCTGGCTAGTCTCCCATCTATTATTTACGGTGTTTTCGGATTCGTTTTCTTTTTAATAGTTTTGCGTTTCCCGAAATCAGCGGTGGCGGCGGCTTTAACTCTCTCCCTGTTAACTTTACCTGTTATAATATCCGCTACTCAAGAAGCGCTTCTATCTATTCCGAAAAGTTATCGTGAAGCGGCTTTAGCTGTAGGCGCGACTAAATGGCAGACTATCCGGGATCATGTTCTACCTAATGCGATCTCCGGTATTATGACAGGTGGGATACTCGGTTTAAGCAGAGCGGGCGGAGAGACCGCGCCTATTCTATTCGTTTACGCTGTAGGTTTATCCGGCTTCGTGTTCTCTCCTTTAGCGCCGTCTATGGCCTTACCGTTTACGATATATAATTTAGCGCTTCAATCAACAGGTTTAGAATACACGCTGCCGCTCGCATTCGCCGCCTGCCTCATTCTCTTAATTATCATAACTTCTCTTAATATTTTAGCGATTTATATTAGAAATAAAGCTAGGAGTAAAATGGAAGTGATGAGAGTTTCATAG